Proteins encoded in a region of the Cardinium endosymbiont of Culicoides punctatus genome:
- the recN gene encoding DNA repair protein RecN, with protein sequence MIYHLSIRNFVLIEQLDIDFSKGLCVITGETGAGKSIILDAILFCLGGKYTNDVIRAGADQCDVTLCFYIKDQIKNYISALEIEPAEGNEELIIKRIKTRTGRNKFLVNHQPVTHKVIEMLFHALIELHGQHTHTALLNPATYIEILDEYGDLINLKNEVANLYKNYQKKENEIKKFDQEREKIEREIDYFQFLCKELDNAHIIPNEEDQLIEKKEILKNREQDIQLIHSISSDLKSTNIGQVMERSQRSIRKHQHNDRFHAIHTHLEEAYDHIESVQMLLKTLLNGFERTDTTLEQVEERLHELKALSRKHNCSTMDLPQQLSKCHQQLNELESKITNNNTLQQEVIEAKKNYLHKAEVLSTMRKKYATKLAEQTMATLSLLQMPKAIFTIKVDRSACSEVGIDQIAFMASTNPGMPLASLDKIASGGELSRFMLGLRTALLDKVAQKVVVFDEIDVGSSGSVSDAIGEHLRNLSNVAQVIAITHQPQVAGKADQHILIEKKQYEAQTVVNVKTLFGNDRLVELARMISGKHITEAGIKAAKELIHETFS encoded by the coding sequence ATGATATATCATTTATCCATCCGAAATTTTGTACTCATCGAGCAATTAGATATAGATTTTAGTAAAGGTTTGTGTGTGATCACTGGAGAGACTGGTGCTGGAAAATCTATTATCCTAGATGCAATTCTTTTTTGTTTAGGTGGTAAATACACCAATGATGTCATTCGTGCTGGAGCAGACCAGTGTGATGTTACACTTTGTTTTTATATCAAAGATCAGATTAAAAACTATATTTCAGCGTTAGAAATTGAGCCCGCTGAAGGGAATGAAGAATTAATTATAAAACGGATTAAAACGCGTACAGGTCGCAATAAATTTTTAGTCAACCACCAGCCTGTTACACATAAGGTTATTGAAATGTTGTTTCATGCGCTAATAGAGCTACATGGACAACATACACACACAGCTTTGCTTAATCCTGCTACATATATAGAAATTCTGGATGAATATGGAGATCTAATCAACTTAAAAAATGAAGTGGCAAACTTATACAAGAATTACCAAAAGAAAGAAAATGAGATAAAAAAATTCGATCAAGAACGAGAAAAAATAGAACGAGAGATAGACTATTTCCAGTTCTTATGTAAAGAATTAGACAATGCACACATTATACCTAATGAAGAAGATCAACTGATAGAAAAGAAAGAAATATTAAAAAATAGAGAACAAGATATACAACTTATCCATAGTATCTCCTCAGATTTAAAATCCACCAATATTGGTCAAGTAATGGAACGATCTCAAAGAAGCATCAGGAAACATCAACACAACGATCGTTTCCATGCAATACATACACACTTGGAAGAAGCATATGATCATATAGAAAGTGTACAGATGCTACTCAAAACACTGCTTAATGGTTTTGAACGTACAGATACAACACTCGAACAAGTTGAGGAACGGTTGCATGAATTAAAAGCGCTCAGCAGAAAACACAACTGCTCAACAATGGATTTACCGCAACAATTATCGAAATGCCATCAACAACTTAACGAGTTAGAAAGCAAGATCACGAATAACAATACATTACAACAAGAGGTCATTGAGGCAAAAAAAAACTATCTCCATAAAGCGGAAGTTTTATCTACCATGCGAAAAAAATATGCTACAAAGCTTGCAGAACAAACAATGGCTACTTTATCCCTATTGCAGATGCCTAAAGCTATATTTACCATCAAAGTAGACCGATCTGCTTGTTCTGAAGTAGGCATTGATCAGATTGCATTTATGGCGTCTACTAATCCAGGTATGCCCCTTGCTTCCCTTGACAAGATTGCTTCTGGTGGGGAACTTTCCAGATTTATGTTAGGATTACGTACTGCTTTATTGGACAAAGTTGCACAAAAGGTGGTTGTATTTGATGAAATTGATGTAGGTAGTAGTGGCAGTGTTTCAGATGCTATTGGAGAACATTTACGTAATTTAAGTAACGTGGCACAGGTTATTGCTATAACCCATCAACCTCAGGTTGCAGGAAAAGCAGACCAACATATTTTGATTGAAAAAAAGCAGTATGAAGCCCAAACGGTTGTTAATGTAAAAACATTATTTGGAAATGATCGGTTGGTCGAGTTAGCAAGGATGATTTCTGGTAAGCACATTACAGAAGCCGGAATAAAGGCTGCAAAAGAATTGATTCATGAAACTTTTTCATAA
- a CDS encoding DUF4296 domain-containing protein — translation MKKYTTLFFTLLFLGIGKLEPIASTTTKATPKVINEILFVNILRDIELLNAWIANKNLPKETADIVYAQHYQAILSLYQVDQKKFEESIAFYLKHSLERATKVYEQTSIAIEALL, via the coding sequence ATGAAAAAATATACTACGCTCTTTTTTACTTTGTTATTCCTAGGGATAGGAAAGTTGGAACCAATAGCAAGTACTACGACCAAAGCTACTCCAAAAGTAATCAACGAAATACTTTTCGTGAACATATTAAGGGATATAGAGTTATTAAATGCTTGGATAGCTAATAAAAACTTACCTAAAGAAACTGCAGATATTGTTTATGCTCAACACTACCAAGCGATTCTCTCCTTATACCAAGTGGATCAAAAAAAATTTGAAGAAAGTATAGCCTTCTATTTGAAGCATTCTCTAGAAAGAGCTACGAAAGTATATGAACAAACATCTATTGCTATAGAAGCGCTTCTTTAA
- the gyrB gene encoding DNA topoisomerase (ATP-hydrolyzing) subunit B, with product MIPTINDYSADSIQILEGLEAVRKRPAMYIGDVGIKGLHHLVWEVVDNSIDESLAGYCTEIHITIHEDNTITITDNGRGIPTDIHPKSNKSALEIVMTVLHAGGKFDKDSYKISGGLHGVGISCVNALSDHLEAIVYRNGKIYKQEYAKGIPLYPVKEMGETNLRGTTIHFAPDRSIFTTTVYNLHTITNRLQELAYLNVGLKMTLEDLREKDDQGNPMHQAFYSEGGLREFVSYLDSTKESIMPAPIFVEGEKNDVVVQVAMTYNTGYSETVVSYVNNINTVEGGMHVTGFRRALTRTLKSYADKSGLLEKAKIEIIGDDFREGLTAVVSVKVAEPQFEGQTKAKLGNAEVQGAVDTCVAEVLHYYLEEHPKEAKLIVAKVIVAAQARQAARKAREMVQRKNVLTNSSLPGKLADCSENDPTLCELFLVEGDSAGGTAKMGRNRRFQAILPLKGKILNVEKAQVYKIYDNEQVRNMITALGVVIGTEGDDKAVHLDKLRYHKIVIMTDADVDGSHIRTLILTFFFRYLRSIIEKGYLYIASPPLYLVKRDKEEQYCWTESEKDSCITRFSARDGKVDAVYVQRYKGLGEMNEIQLWDTTMDPAHRNLKQVTIESALAAEHLFSMLMGDEVPPRKEFIERYAKYANLDI from the coding sequence ATGATCCCAACTATTAACGATTATTCAGCAGATAGTATTCAGATTTTAGAAGGACTAGAAGCCGTTCGCAAACGTCCTGCTATGTACATTGGAGATGTCGGCATAAAAGGATTACATCACCTTGTTTGGGAAGTGGTAGATAATTCTATTGATGAATCACTTGCAGGGTATTGCACTGAAATACATATTACCATCCATGAAGATAACACCATTACGATCACAGATAATGGACGTGGCATTCCTACGGATATACACCCAAAAAGCAATAAATCAGCACTAGAGATAGTCATGACTGTATTACATGCAGGCGGGAAATTTGATAAAGATAGCTACAAGATATCTGGAGGATTACATGGCGTGGGTATCTCTTGTGTTAATGCCTTGTCAGACCACTTAGAAGCTATAGTATACCGTAATGGGAAAATCTATAAACAAGAATATGCAAAAGGAATACCGCTCTATCCTGTCAAAGAAATGGGCGAAACAAACTTAAGAGGCACTACCATTCATTTTGCTCCGGACCGTTCTATCTTTACAACTACCGTGTATAACTTACACACCATTACCAACAGGCTCCAGGAATTGGCCTATCTTAATGTTGGGCTAAAAATGACTTTAGAAGACCTTCGTGAAAAAGACGACCAAGGCAACCCTATGCACCAAGCCTTTTATTCCGAAGGTGGCCTTCGAGAGTTTGTTTCCTACTTAGACAGTACAAAAGAGTCTATTATGCCCGCCCCTATTTTTGTGGAGGGAGAAAAAAATGATGTGGTCGTTCAAGTTGCTATGACCTATAATACTGGCTATTCCGAAACGGTAGTATCTTATGTAAACAATATCAATACTGTTGAAGGAGGTATGCATGTAACTGGATTTAGAAGGGCATTGACACGCACCTTAAAAAGCTATGCGGATAAATCTGGTCTGCTTGAAAAAGCTAAAATAGAGATTATTGGGGATGATTTTCGAGAAGGGCTAACTGCTGTAGTATCTGTAAAAGTAGCAGAACCTCAATTTGAAGGGCAAACTAAGGCCAAACTAGGCAATGCAGAGGTGCAAGGAGCAGTAGACACCTGTGTAGCTGAAGTTTTACATTATTATTTAGAAGAACATCCTAAGGAGGCAAAACTTATTGTTGCCAAAGTAATTGTAGCGGCCCAAGCGCGTCAAGCTGCTAGAAAAGCACGTGAAATGGTACAACGTAAGAATGTATTAACCAATAGTAGCCTCCCTGGCAAGCTTGCCGATTGTTCCGAAAATGATCCTACATTATGTGAACTTTTTTTGGTAGAGGGTGATTCTGCTGGAGGTACCGCTAAAATGGGGAGGAATAGAAGATTTCAAGCCATACTGCCTTTAAAAGGAAAAATTTTGAATGTAGAAAAAGCGCAAGTATACAAAATATACGATAATGAGCAAGTTAGAAATATGATTACCGCATTAGGTGTTGTGATAGGCACAGAAGGAGACGATAAGGCTGTTCATTTAGATAAACTACGCTACCACAAAATTGTGATTATGACCGATGCAGATGTAGATGGAAGTCATATCCGGACCTTGATTTTAACTTTTTTCTTCCGTTATCTGCGTAGCATTATAGAAAAGGGATACTTATACATTGCCTCTCCCCCACTCTACCTAGTTAAAAGAGATAAAGAAGAGCAATATTGTTGGACAGAATCAGAAAAAGACAGCTGTATCACAAGATTTAGTGCTAGAGATGGAAAAGTTGATGCTGTGTATGTACAGCGTTACAAAGGCCTAGGCGAGATGAATGAGATCCAACTATGGGATACTACTATGGATCCAGCCCATCGCAATCTGAAACAAGTAACGATAGAATCGGCACTTGCTGCAGAACACCTTTTTTCTATGTTAATGGGAGATGAAGTACCACCTCGCAAAGAATTTATAGAACGTTATGCTAAATATGCTAATTTGGATATTTAG
- a CDS encoding Smr/MutS family protein produces the protein MSPKINITVGSYVRIKDQTTIGQVVRINKQKALVSTDSFHICLPIKDIEMVMLKYNGIPKKKNKYNQANGYRLTRPTQLKDPVLDLHGCNSAQAQYELEKFIDRALLSGHSQLKIIHGKGSGILRNVVRNYLRQHHLIRRVVENSPMHCKDGVTIAEI, from the coding sequence ATGAGCCCAAAGATCAATATTACAGTAGGCAGTTATGTTCGTATTAAAGATCAAACTACTATCGGGCAAGTCGTACGCATAAATAAACAGAAAGCATTGGTTTCTACTGACTCTTTTCATATTTGCCTTCCTATTAAGGATATCGAAATGGTTATGCTTAAGTATAATGGTATCCCTAAAAAGAAAAATAAATATAATCAAGCGAATGGTTATAGGCTAACCAGGCCAACTCAACTCAAGGATCCTGTTCTTGACCTGCATGGTTGCAATAGCGCACAAGCACAATATGAACTAGAAAAATTCATTGATCGTGCATTATTATCGGGTCATAGTCAATTAAAAATTATTCATGGAAAGGGAAGTGGTATTTTACGTAATGTTGTGCGTAATTATCTTCGTCAACATCATTTGATTAGACGTGTAGTAGAAAATAGCCCTATGCATTGTAAAGATGGTGTAACTATAGCTGAAATCTAG
- a CDS encoding PD-(D/E)XK nuclease domain-containing protein, translating into MQKNQYNIHYQNKNIKSSLSNLVSYICTTTVKFPNDEVRESFKDSLYEELNETVKSKGKTSEDNLINALVAVDIDGFMSTLESSFSSIPYFFFLQEQNKNEAFYYSVLHAFLRGAKLNPESEKCSNVGRIDIVVNSIPNITYLLELKHDQNAHTAIEQTKNTKYIQQYVRQNKDIVVIGINFDSDKRNFNDYECKYYDFQGNEISDRDAFLDHLDKRKKNLSRDTRHG; encoded by the coding sequence ATGCAAAAAAATCAATACAATATTCATTATCAAAACAAAAATATAAAATCTAGTTTGAGTAATTTAGTATCATATATTTGTACCACCACCGTAAAATTCCCTAATGATGAAGTAAGAGAATCTTTTAAAGACTCATTATATGAAGAACTCAATGAAACAGTAAAATCAAAAGGTAAAACTAGTGAAGATAACTTAATAAATGCGCTGGTAGCAGTAGATATAGATGGTTTTATGTCTACTCTTGAATCTTCTTTTTCAAGTATTCCTTATTTCTTCTTTTTACAAGAACAAAATAAAAATGAAGCTTTTTACTATTCAGTGCTTCATGCTTTTTTAAGAGGAGCTAAACTAAATCCAGAAAGTGAAAAATGTTCTAATGTAGGAAGGATAGATATTGTTGTTAATTCTATACCGAATATTACTTATCTATTGGAATTAAAACATGACCAAAATGCTCATACTGCAATAGAACAGACTAAAAATACTAAGTATATACAACAGTATGTTCGTCAGAATAAGGATATTGTTGTTATAGGAATAAATTTTGATAGTGATAAGCGTAATTTTAATGATTATGAGTGTAAATATTATGACTTTCAAGGCAATGAAATATCTGATAGAGATGCTTTTTTAGATCATTTAGATAAACGTAAGAAAAATCTTAGTAGAGACACTAGACACGGATAA
- the tsaB gene encoding tRNA (adenosine(37)-N6)-threonylcarbamoyltransferase complex dimerization subunit type 1 TsaB, with amino-acid sequence MSLILSIETSTKVCSAALHNAGNLIAHTTLVNACSHAEFLMVIIDNLFKISPCERKDLNAIAISHGPGSYTGLRIGAAVTKGLCYGLNIPLIAIDTLEAMAYEMSFCIDGATLLCPAIDARRSAIYTLIIDKDRQIKKPTHVAFLDDEAYRKSLPNQPLIFFGDGVTKCKDFLLENKNIRFIEGVLPSAKQIGFLAFAKFEKQDWQEIACYEPYYLSQF; translated from the coding sequence ATGTCTCTGATATTAAGTATTGAAACATCTACAAAAGTTTGCTCAGCTGCCTTGCACAATGCAGGTAATCTGATAGCCCATACCACACTGGTAAATGCTTGTTCTCATGCGGAATTTCTTATGGTAATTATAGATAATCTATTTAAGATTAGTCCATGTGAGCGAAAAGATCTAAATGCCATAGCCATTTCTCATGGCCCTGGTTCTTATACGGGACTTCGTATTGGTGCAGCCGTAACAAAGGGTCTCTGTTATGGGTTAAATATACCACTTATTGCTATTGATACATTAGAAGCTATGGCTTATGAAATGAGTTTTTGTATAGATGGGGCAACTTTGCTTTGTCCAGCAATTGATGCAAGGCGATCCGCCATTTATACCCTCATCATCGATAAAGATAGGCAAATAAAAAAACCTACACATGTAGCATTTTTGGATGATGAAGCATATAGGAAATCACTGCCCAATCAACCTTTGATTTTTTTTGGAGATGGTGTTACTAAGTGTAAAGATTTTTTATTGGAAAACAAAAACATTCGATTTATAGAAGGGGTGCTTCCTTCTGCAAAGCAGATAGGTTTTCTTGCCTTTGCCAAATTCGAAAAACAAGATTGGCAAGAAATAGCTTGTTATGAGCCTTATTATTTAAGTCAATTTTAA
- a CDS encoding DUF3822 family protein codes for MEVFPKKVFSVVYKKKFNLDKSTNYHLSITIGDGIIKVACIEHATYECLLLNVYELPLDKTDPTYIKSLEQFYNQEFFLIKKDWFSVTLSVSNQKFTLFPHLLLSKKDLPIYMHAACGLDPNDEVLVFTHALAKMSVVFSENASVLNWFRKRYTNNNFQIIHQSNAIIEGIQMESTSTYKTELFVWIEASYCHIVVYDKKRILYYNIFTYDTSDDFLACISAVVQIMKLERNACTLFVAGLIEKKSLAYYRLKNYIPQTKFKTKIHFLNLNTHFLKQSGHLPILYFDVMSSLLCHPHSKEKKGGFQ; via the coding sequence ATGGAAGTGTTTCCAAAGAAAGTTTTCTCTGTTGTTTATAAAAAAAAATTTAACCTAGACAAAAGTACCAACTATCACTTGTCTATAACCATAGGTGATGGTATAATCAAAGTAGCTTGCATAGAACATGCTACTTATGAGTGTTTATTATTAAATGTCTATGAACTTCCTCTTGATAAAACAGATCCAACCTATATTAAAAGTTTAGAGCAGTTTTATAACCAAGAATTTTTTTTAATAAAAAAAGACTGGTTTTCTGTAACATTATCTGTGTCAAATCAGAAATTTACGCTTTTCCCTCATTTGTTACTAAGTAAAAAAGATTTACCCATTTACATGCACGCTGCTTGTGGACTAGACCCGAATGATGAAGTGCTTGTTTTCACCCATGCACTGGCTAAAATGTCTGTTGTATTTTCAGAAAATGCGTCTGTGCTCAATTGGTTTAGGAAACGTTATACCAATAATAATTTTCAGATTATTCATCAATCCAATGCCATTATTGAGGGCATCCAGATGGAGTCTACATCAACCTATAAAACGGAACTATTTGTATGGATAGAAGCATCCTATTGTCATATAGTTGTGTATGATAAAAAAAGAATATTGTATTACAATATTTTTACATATGATACCTCTGATGACTTTTTAGCTTGCATATCTGCTGTGGTACAGATTATGAAATTAGAACGTAATGCTTGCACATTATTTGTAGCTGGATTGATTGAAAAAAAATCATTAGCCTATTATAGACTTAAAAACTACATTCCACAAACTAAATTCAAGACGAAGATTCATTTTTTGAACTTAAATACCCATTTTTTAAAGCAGAGTGGCCATTTGCCTATTTTGTATTTTGATGTTATGAGTAGTTTGCTTTGCCATCCGCATAGTAAGGAAAAAAAGGGGGGATTCCAATAA
- the murI gene encoding glutamate racemase, producing the protein MVSLDKTCRTAPIAIYDSGVGGLSITKRLKELLPNESVHYIADTKYLPYGNKTTTELCGYVERVVQFCLDRAYKLLIIACNTATAATTPFLSSYLREASKNIYIINVIDPVVNYVKVKLYRRIALIGTKYTVASGIYEQQFQKTNTTLFSVAAPLLTPMVESLFCGKKVDKMVLKNYLAQLPFQDIDALVLGCTHYLFLEKEIKNILQVHYQKETEIIDVALLTVLAVKQFLTTNRLLNDMEQKGSDCFMATELTPSFRKASEQLFGEAALGIDLETYTKPISVWG; encoded by the coding sequence GTGGTTTCATTAGATAAGACTTGTAGAACTGCTCCAATCGCCATTTATGATAGTGGCGTAGGTGGCTTATCTATAACTAAAAGACTAAAAGAATTATTGCCCAATGAATCTGTACACTATATTGCAGATACGAAATATTTACCCTATGGAAATAAGACAACAACAGAGCTCTGTGGGTATGTAGAACGTGTTGTACAATTTTGCTTAGATAGAGCATATAAACTCTTAATTATTGCCTGTAATACGGCTACTGCTGCTACAACTCCTTTTTTATCCTCTTACCTAAGAGAAGCAAGTAAAAACATATACATTATTAATGTCATTGACCCAGTAGTAAACTACGTAAAGGTGAAGTTATATAGAAGAATAGCACTCATAGGCACTAAATACACAGTAGCATCTGGTATCTATGAGCAACAGTTTCAAAAAACGAACACTACACTCTTTTCCGTAGCTGCACCTCTTTTGACGCCTATGGTAGAGTCATTATTTTGTGGAAAGAAAGTAGACAAAATGGTATTGAAAAACTATTTAGCCCAACTCCCTTTTCAAGATATAGATGCACTTGTACTAGGATGCACCCATTATCTTTTTTTAGAAAAAGAAATTAAAAACATACTACAGGTTCATTACCAAAAAGAAACAGAGATTATTGATGTTGCATTGCTTACAGTGCTTGCTGTAAAACAGTTCCTAACAACCAATAGATTGTTAAATGATATGGAACAAAAGGGTTCAGATTGTTTTATGGCAACTGAGCTGACTCCATCGTTTAGAAAGGCAAGCGAACAACTATTTGGGGAAGCAGCTTTGGGTATCGATCTAGAAACTTATACTAAGCCAATATCTGTTTGGGGTTGA
- a CDS encoding outer membrane beta-barrel protein — MKVIKKTLAASALALAVVNHAQAEMDPLSYGVKVAFSNSSFSADSDAKLSGKAVASLFLGNPFASGHLYAEYAFNDYIGLGLAAGYMNQGGKLVAKADSSASSGDKDKENKNKDESSINMTSHGIHVPLYLCVYPLGREEDNGILKLFVGGFAYLPLSTHIEQKGADGKADANVTGDKIKEDANKKKELPGFDAGAHVGLGYEFPFGLAIESNYGYGFINRFGEKDKDKEQSIFQKTVGLKKLNTHNFNLGISYNLAAAFCD; from the coding sequence ATGAAAGTAATAAAAAAAACTTTGGCTGCTAGTGCATTGGCTCTTGCTGTTGTAAATCATGCACAAGCAGAAATGGATCCACTTAGTTATGGTGTTAAAGTAGCCTTTAGTAATTCTAGCTTCTCTGCTGATAGCGATGCTAAATTATCAGGTAAAGCTGTAGCTTCTCTATTCCTTGGTAATCCATTTGCTTCTGGTCATCTGTATGCTGAGTATGCCTTCAATGATTATATTGGTTTGGGGCTAGCAGCAGGCTATATGAATCAAGGAGGTAAATTAGTTGCAAAGGCAGATAGTAGTGCATCATCTGGTGATAAGGATAAGGAGAATAAGAATAAGGATGAATCCAGTATAAATATGACTTCACATGGTATACATGTTCCTCTCTATCTATGTGTTTATCCACTTGGTCGTGAGGAAGATAATGGTATATTAAAGCTATTTGTAGGTGGTTTTGCTTATCTTCCATTGTCTACACATATTGAGCAAAAGGGTGCTGATGGTAAAGCTGATGCAAACGTAACAGGAGATAAGATAAAAGAGGATGCTAACAAAAAGAAAGAACTTCCAGGTTTTGATGCAGGGGCTCATGTCGGTCTCGGATATGAATTTCCTTTTGGCCTTGCTATCGAAAGCAATTATGGTTATGGCTTTATAAATAGATTTGGAGAAAAAGATAAGGATAAAGAACAATCCATATTTCAGAAGACTGTTGGTTTGAAAAAGTTAAATACACATAATTTTAATCTAGGTATTTCTTACAATCTTGCAGCTGCATTCTGTGATTAA
- a CDS encoding methylated-DNA--[protein]-cysteine S-methyltransferase, whose product MQADTITNIGYQFFWTPIGSMIGYFSSKGLCLLAFSDSKRLASKQLQLQKKCKASFKLNSNAHTNQLQKELTEYFCGERKVFSTPLDKVIGSPFQLSVWDVLEQIPYGKTISYKNQAITVGQPNAIRAVANANGHNAISILIPCHRVIGKNGTLTGYSSGLERKKFLLDLESSFNV is encoded by the coding sequence ATGCAAGCAGATACCATAACAAACATTGGTTATCAATTTTTTTGGACGCCTATTGGTTCCATGATTGGGTATTTTTCATCTAAGGGGCTTTGTCTATTAGCATTCTCCGATAGCAAAAGATTAGCATCCAAACAATTGCAATTACAAAAAAAATGCAAAGCATCTTTCAAATTAAATTCAAACGCACATACCAATCAATTACAAAAAGAACTTACGGAGTATTTTTGCGGAGAAAGAAAGGTATTTTCAACACCATTAGATAAAGTAATAGGTAGTCCTTTTCAATTATCTGTTTGGGATGTTTTGGAACAAATACCTTATGGAAAAACAATCAGCTACAAAAATCAGGCAATAACTGTAGGGCAACCCAATGCCATAAGAGCCGTTGCAAATGCTAATGGGCATAATGCCATATCCATTTTAATTCCTTGTCATAGGGTAATAGGTAAGAATGGAACATTAACAGGGTATAGCAGTGGTCTAGAACGCAAAAAATTCTTGCTGGATTTAGAATCGTCTTTTAATGTATAA